Proteins from a genomic interval of Neodiprion lecontei isolate iyNeoLeco1 chromosome 2, iyNeoLeco1.1, whole genome shotgun sequence:
- the LOC107227665 gene encoding uncharacterized PE-PGRS family protein PE_PGRS54-like isoform X5: MTRIPGPPLWSIVVLIAVFGLVTVQAKYYEKKRFDRSIDQPQTTPGTPYRPSKQRTFNDYNTHYIAYKDAKLNVCYLEPMRNISSNGLNLWQKMLHNADQRTLYVSEQLLTKIEVWRLAGGRIVEFCRGRSAVLLQETKPVPGYMEDPFLNEIAEDENDVVPHRVADVVLKPLYARAKRQIQLEEREQLNSKLTVRQRRQAPFRGRFRGQTQSQYLNFGDGQSKEGKAEARITHDSSHAVVSGTNGMGQAQSMSSGGGDCEECPGYRQPTYPGQGGGTGSQGSVWSYPTGRPSSGTNYERNYNPKTGWKHSGPGAEGQQTVDHELDNLLLPKIYPGEKTRGVPSQPNGKYAGGGPSSTSSVYPDINTGSGIGRVPYPGGESTGTGGGVGGAGIPYPGGGSSGTWGGVGGVPYPGGGPTGTGVGVRGVPYPSGGPSGTGGGVGGVPYPGGGGPSGTGGGVGGVSYPAGGGPSGTGGGVGGVPYPGGGRPSGTAGGGGGVPYPGGGLSGTGGGVGGVPYPGDGGFSGTGGGVGGVRYPGGGGPSGTGGGVGGAPYPGGGPGGTGGGVGGAPYPGGGPGGTGGGVGGVRYPGGGGPSGTGGGVGGAAYPGGGPGGTGGGVGGVRYPGGGGPSGTGGGVGGAPYPGGGPGGTGGGVGGAPYPGGGPGGTGGGVGGVRYPSGGGPSGTGGGVGGAAYPGGGPGGTGGGVGGVRYPGGGGPSGTGGGVGGAPYPGGGPGGTGGGVGGVRYPGGGGPSGTGGGVGGAPYPGGGPGGTGGGVGGVRYPGGGGPSGTGGGVGGAPYPGGGPGGTGGGVGGVPYPGGGRGGTGGDVGEVRYPGGGPGGTGGGVGGVPYPGSGGPTGTAGGVGGVPYPGGGGPSGTGGGVGGVLYPGGGPGGTGDGVGGVPYPGSGGPGGTGGGVGGVPYPGGGGASGTGGGVGGVPYPGGGPGGTGGGVGGVPYPGGGPGGTGGGVGGVPYPGGGGPSGTWGVVGGVPYPGGGPSGVGGRYPGNFPNGVGGEYYDSNLGGTGGPNRPGWYPDQQHVNDWSGQNGGEAGLPQKENIMSPQYYPSPGSQGSDDDADSQASSSVQKAQSGTMASASAQGKYGQGTAQSQVSGTYSGSGSFSAQAGTNDGSKGAQTQVSGGKQGATSSAQGSGGRGKSQAQVQLHSNTGATSSDAQSSGWNHGTNSQVQTTSKGGMADAQANGEGSTSSQAQIGFQPYEKENDQSQTNSSIFLGGGTASAQSGTYRGQSQAQLQGSFKYGLSYNGAAQAGSGSGAAASRKPFNFSSSNSELFKPFSPFPTVVISSEEVTPDSNLQSAEILPALEEGGGEHYEPQEQTGGTQSPLVQKTDTMFTPPDPTRATGVRYNNPVPTRSSLQNTGVDDNYEQTNVNSDDYDEEYGDEYYDSTPTVFPSESVSKDGGLTVSSKQPNQYQQTHVSNGQYGARVTQDSSTGFHEGDILQPGQSLPGFTIPPGYRGRVVSISGSDTKAEGDGDSQSQTLTLTSGKNNVTYENRTKESAAAHSRALQTPRNRFRYDNRRYQQPAVPNSYLRSSPSPPSKPNYYTITNSVAGKIQSNRDTARKYEHRYYTKSSTCGYFTFSCNIVYGSNGRTKVCKPKVPTNPDGSPIKC, from the exons ATGACGCGGATACCGGGACCACCCTTGTGGTCCATTGTGGTCTTGATCGCCGTCTTTGGGTTGGTGACGGTTCAGGCTAAATATTAc GAAAAGAAAAGGTTCGACCGGTCAATTGATCAGCCACAAACTACTCCTGGCACACCTTATAGGCCTAGCAAACAGCGAACATTCAATGATTACAACACG CATTACATTGCCTACAAGGACGCAAAGTTAAATGTGTGCTATTTGGAACCTATGAGAAACATCTCTTCTAATGGCCTGAACCTCTGGCAAAAAATGCTCCACAACGCTGATCAAAGGACTCTCTATGTCTCGGAACAATTGCTGACTAAAATAGAA GTTTGGCGTCTCGCTGGCGGCCGTATAGTTGAATTTTGCCGAGGACGATCTGCAGTATTGCTCCAGGAAACGAAACCCGTTCCAGGATATATGGAGGATCCTTTCCTTAACGAAATTGCAGAAGACGAAAACGACGTTGTGCCACACCGTGTAGCTGATGTTGTCTTGAAGCCCCTATACGCTCGTGCAAAGAGACAAATTCAGCTTGAGGAACGGGAACAACTTAATTCAAAACTGACAGTGCGTCAACGCCGTCAGGCACCATTTCGAGGTCGTTTTCGTGGACAAACTCAATCACAGTATCTAAATTTTGGCGACGGTCAATCAAAGGAAGGAAAAGCTGAAGCCAGAATAACACATGATTCATCTCATGCGGTTGTTA GTGGGACCAATGGTATGGGCCAGGCACAGAGTATGTCCTCAGGTGGGGGTGACTGTGAAGAATGTCCGGGATATCGTCAGCCAACATACCCAGGTCAAGGTGGAGGAACGGGTTCTCAAG GTTCTGTGTGGTCCTATCCAACCGGAAGACCATCAAGTGGAACCAATTACGAACGTAATTATAACCCGAAAACTGGTTGGAAACATAGTGGACCTGGAGCAGAGGGCCAGCAAACGGTAGACCATGAGTTAGACAATCTATTGCTGCCTAAAATATACCCGGGTGAAAAAACACGTGGTGTGCCCAGTCAACCAAATGGTAAATATGCTGGCGGAGGCCCCAGTAGTACTAGTAGTGTATATCCTGACATCAACACCGGGAGTGGCATAGGAAGAGTACCGTATCCCGGTGGCGAATCGACCGGCACTGGGGGTGGCGTAGGAGGAGCAGGAATACCGTACCCTGGTGGCGGATCCAGCGGCACCTGGGGTGGTGTAGGCGGAGTACCATATCCCGGTGGTGGACCTACAGGCACTGGGGTTGGCGTGAGAGGAGTACCGTATCCCAGTGGCGGACCCAGCGGCACTGGGGGTGGTGTTGGAGGAGTCCCGTACCCCGGTGGTGGCGGACCCAGCGGCACTGGGGGTGGTGTCGGAGGAGTTTCGTATCCCGCTGGTGGTGGACCCAGTGGCACGGGGGGTGGTGTAGGCGGAGTACCGTACCCCGGTGGAGGCCGACCCAGCGGCACGGCGGGTGGTGGTGGAGGAGTACCGTATCCTGGTGGTGGACTCAGTGGCACGGGGGGTGGCGTAGGCGGAGTACCGTACCCCGGTGATGGTGGATTCAGCGGCACTGGGGGCGGTGTAGGCGGAGTACGGTACCCCGGTGGTGGTGGACCCAGCGGCACTGGGGGTGGTGTCGGAGGAGCACCGTATCCTGGTGGTGGACCCGGTGGCACCGGGGGTGGTGTCGGAGGAGCACCGTATCCTGGTGGTGGACCCGGAGGCACTGGGGGTGGTGTAGGCGGAGTACGGTACCCCGGTGGTGGTGGACCCAGCGGCACTGGGGGTGGTGTCGGAGGAGCAGCGTATCCTGGTGGTGGACCCGGAGGCACTGGAGGTGGTGTAGGCGGAGTACGGTACCCCGGTGGTGGTGGACCCAGCGGCACTGGGGGTGGTGTCGGAGGAGCACCGTATCCTGGTGGTGGACCCGGTGGCACCGGGGGTGGTGTCGGAGGAGCACCGTATCCTGGTGGTGGACCCGGAGGCACTGGGGGTGGTGTAGGCGGAGTACGGTACCCCAGTGGTGGTGGACCCAGCGGCACTGGGGGTGGTGTCGGAGGAGCAGCGTATCCTGGTGGTGGACCCGGAGGCACTGGAGGTGGTGTAGGCGGAGTACGGTACCCCGGTGGTGGTGGACCCAGCGGCACTGGGGGTGGTGTCGGAGGAGCACCGTATCCTGGTGGTGGACCCGGAGGCACTGGGGGTGGTGTAGGCGGAGTACGGTACCCCGGTGGTGGTGGACCCAGCGGCACTGGGGGTGGTGTCGGAGGAGCACCGTATCCTGGTGGTGGACCCGGAGGCACTGGGGGTGGTGTAGGCGGAGTACGGTACCCCGGTGGTGGTGGACCCAGCGGCACTGGGGGTGGTGTCGGAGGAGCACCGTATCCTGGTGGTGGACCCGGTGGCACCGGGGGTGGTGTAGGCGGAGTACCGTATCCTGGTGGTGGACGCGGTGGCACGGGGGGTGATGTAGGTGAAGTACGGTACCCCGGTGGTGGACCCGGTGGCACCGGGGGTGGTGTAGGCGGAGTACCGTACCCCGGTAGTGGTGGACCCACTGGCACGGCGGGTGGTGTAGGCGGAGTACCGTACCCCGGTGGTGGTGGACCCAGCGGCACTGGGGGTGGTGTCGGAGGAGTACTGTATCCTGGTGGTGGACCCGGTGGCACCGGGGATGGTGTAGGCGGAGTACCGTACCCCGGTAGTGGTGGACCCG GTGGCACCGGGGGTGGTGTAGGCGGAGTACCGTACCCCGGTGGTGGTGGAGCCAGCGGCACTGGGGGTGGTGTCGGGGGAGTACCGTATCCTGGTGGTGGCCCCGGTGGCACCGGGGGTGGTGTCGGGGGAGTACCGTATCCTGGTGGTGGCCCCGGTGGCACCGGGGGTGGTGTAGGCGGAGTACCGTACCCCGGTGGTGGCGGACCCAGCGGCACTTGGGGTGTTGTCGGAGGAGTACCGTATCCCGGTGGTGGACCCAGTGGCGTAGGAGGAAGATATCCCGGAAATTTTCCCAATGGTGTAGGAGGTGAATATTATGATAGTAATCTAGGTGGTACTGGAGGACCAAACAGACCTGGGTGGTACCCGGACCAACAACATGTTAATGATTGGTCCGGTCAGAATGGAGGTGAAGCTGGGTTAccacaaaaagaaaacattatGTCTCCGCAGTATTATCCATCACCTGGATCGCAAGGTTCCGATGATGATGCAGATTCGCAAGCTTCGAGTTCAGTACAGAAAGCGCAGTCTGGGACGATGGCTAGTGCATCAGCTCAAGGAAAGTATGGGCAGGGAACGGCACAATCTCAAGTTTCAGGAACTTACAGTGGTTCCGGATCATTTTCTGCTCAGGCAGGTACCAATGACGGTTCGAAAGGTGCTCAGACTCAAGTTAGTGGTGGTAAGCAGGGCGCAACAAGCAGTGCACAGGGCTCTGGAGGCCGTGGTAAGAGCCAGGCTCAAGTACAGCTGCATTCGAATACAGGAGCTACATCATCAGATGCACAAAGTAGCGGCTGGAATCATGGCACAAACTCGCAAGTACAAACGACTTCCAAAGGCGGCATGGCTGATGCACAAGCCAACGGTGAAGGCAGCACTTCGAGCCAGGCCCAAATAGGCTTTCAGCcttatgaaaaagaaaatgatcaaTCGCAGACGAATTCTTCAATATTCCTGGGCGGTGGTACTGCTTCTGCACAAAGTGGGACATACAGAGGTCAATCACAGGCGCAATTACAAGGCTCGTTCAAATATGGTTTATCATACAACGGAGCTGCTCAGGCAGGTTCTGGTTCAGGGGCTGCTGCTTCTAGGAAACCTTTCAACTTTTCGAGTTCCAATTCAGAGCTGTTCAAACCGTTTAGTCCTTTTCCAACTGTCGTAATTTCATCCGAAGAAGTGACACCTGACAGCAATTTACAATCAGCCGAAATATTGCCAGCACTTGAAGAAGGTGGTGGTGAGCATTACGAACCACAAGAACAGACCGGCGGAACACAATCCCCACTTGTTCAGAAAACAGATACAATGTTTACTCCTCCGGATCCAACGAGGGCAACTGGAGTAAGGTATAACAATCCCGTACCAACTCGCAGCTCATTGCAAAACACAGGAGTGGATGACAATTATGAACAAACAAATGTAAATTCAGATGATTATGATGAAGAGTATGGAGATGAGTATTACGACTCTACGCCAACCGTATTCCCATCTGAAAGTGTGTCTAAAGATGGTGGTTTAACCGTGAGCAGCAAACAACCAAATCAATATCAACAGACTCACGTTTCGAACGGACAATACGGTGCACGTGTCACACAAGACTCTTCAACAGGATTTCATGAGGGCGATATTCTACAACCGGGACAATCTTTACCAGGATTTACAATCCCACCTGGATACCGTGGCAGGGTAGTGTCTATTTCCGGAAGCGATACAAAAGCTGAAGGTGATGGAGATTCGCAATCTCAAACGCTTACGCTAACTTCAGGAAAAAACAACGTAACTTATGAAAATCGTACCAAGGAATCAGCGGCGGCCCATTCAAGAGCCTTGCAGACTCCACGTAATCGCTTCAGATACGACAACAGAAGATACCAACAACCCGCAGTACCAAACAGTTACTTGCGATCTAGTCCTAGTCCACCAAGTAAGCCCAATTATTACACGATCACCAACAGCGTTGCAGGTAAGATACAAAGCAATAGAGACACAGCTCGCAAGTACGAACACCGTTACTACACAAAAAGCTCCACCTGTGGATATTTCACTTTCTCCTGCAATATCGTTTACGGCTCTAATGGGCGAACTAAGGTCTGTAAACCAAAAGTACCGACTAACCCGGATGGCAGTCCAATAAAATGCTGA